aatgaaggatgaattaaaatttgggttaagggcaacatgattggaagtttaaagatttaattaaactcttgactaggttaattaattaaatcaagggtttaattggaaattgatttaattaaattttagattattttaattaatgaaatcaagagtttaattaaagaattaagtacttaattaatcaaaaacccgggacttaaataaaataacctttgcattttaattcactgctacagtagcaatgaattataattcgctgctacagTAACTGTgaactgtagcagtgaattataattcgccatctctgcattttaattcactgctacagtagcagtgaattataattcgctgctacagtagcagtgaaACTGTAGAAGTGAATTATCTTTCCTTTCTCAAAGCAAGTGATTGTATGTTGACTGGAATTAAGTTTCCGTTGACTTACTGTTTCAGTTTGttaccaaacatgggaaagtaaggaaaacgaattccaggaattcgttttccttgaaacaaacagagCATAAGAGAAATAAGTAAAATATTGTGGAGCAAGATTGTAACGTGGATGGCTAcggtataataatatttttatcttttacgATGCAAGTCAAGAAAGTGTAAATTGGAGAGTAAAATAATCTTTTCACTCAAATAAATCGGGGTTAGGGTggtctttttatctttttaaaatgtcaTTCTAAGTATAATTTTGAAATCCGGTCCAGCTTGATGGGTCGACCTGGACCTGAAACTGGGCCGGGTCTAAGTAAAAATCTAtcaaaaatttagtttaatgaAACTTGGTCGACCTAGAACCCGGCCAATTCAGGTAAACCCGACTGAGATccggctttattttttttcaattgtcttGCTCTTTATCTCTCCTTCAAGCAAGCAGCACTAAAAGTAGGATGAAAGCAAGCAAGGAGTGTAAGCCAGTTGCCCGATAGGGTAAGGAGAGGGAGCTGGGAATGAGCTTGATTAGTCGGGACCAAGAAGGGATAGAGTTGAAAGAGAGGATTTGAAGCAGGTCGTCCATAGTCCAGAGGTGAGTCTCGACTGACTTTCCTTTAAGAAGGTGCAAGCAGTTACTATGAGCTAGAATGACTGTGTGgctgtaaaagaaaagaatggggAAAACAAGTGAAATTGGAGGGCTAATATCAGTAATAACagtctcctttttcttttttcaatcaaattttgtttcttttgctgATGGCCCTTTTAGtttctctcctttctcttcttcaaacCCTTCTCCTTCCCTTCAATCTTCTTCGCTTTCTTCTTCTGTACAATCTCATCCATCCATTATGCCTCAATCAACTGTGCCGAGTAATCTAGAGCTCCTAGAAATGGCATTTGCTGGGTTTGATCCTGAGACTTTAGAGAGAGGTGCTAAGGTTCTAAGAGAGTAATCCTCTTCCTCTCATGCTAAAAAGGTTAAAACTTTTCAAGGTATTCACCCACATGTATAGCATGTAAAGGTGTCTGTACTCTTTTGTGGTTTTGGTAGTGGGATTCATGGAAAATTTATGGAAATGGATCTTCATTGTTTTTGCTaggtttttgaaattgaaattggatTTTCTTCATTGagttttttgttgggtttttaatTGGTGCATTTTTGAGGAGTtggtgaaatgttttttttttttttggttaatccAGGTCAATTCATCTAACTCATGACTCAATCATTAGATTGGATTAATTATCGggtcgggtttaaaaactatgatccTAAAGactctttggtttttttactcttttcaaaataataaaaaaattaaattacttttaaaaaaaaaaaaaatactaaacgtGTTGTtagggttttttggtttttttatcatgttttttttttattattattattatcaagtgGAATAGGGGGCAATATGatcttttgataaataaaaaaaaataaaaagatcttgGTGCATGTAGAGCTTGTTCTAGCAAATATGAGTAGCCTATATTCTTAAAGAAGTGCATCCGGCTCTTCAGTCAACCAAACAATGCCTTCAAAGACGATGTAGGAACATTGCATTGAGATCTTTATTATGGTAAAGCACATGTCAGTGGATGACTAGTGATCGGGATCCAATagactctttcctttttcttcttttcctgcttttctctcttcttcggTAAAatacaaaagtgtttttttttttatattaaatttgatttttattcttgcaattgCTATTTATCTctctctatcatttttttttaattcgattttgttttcaatatcatcccttaacatttaattttaatttatttttatatcaaatttgatctctattctTTCTATTACTATTGTTTCgttttaaatccttttttttttttattattgttttcccccaatttcatctctcaacattttgtggttaagaattttactttgtttttttatagggtttgctttttatgataTCAGTCTCGGGCTAGTGACAAAGGTCTTTAGATATTAAACGCATTGCTTTggtcttttttaagtttttttttaatatttttttattctttatatttgatttattatgaattgaattgattttcacactatttgttttttgctttctcaTCTAAAGAGTTATTCTAATCCTATGTCTATAGTCACGATATTAACATGCTACTAACTTAGatggacttaattttttttttccattaaattatttaataattaaattgtattgTTATATTTAGTTTACTTTTAATAGAGCTCAATATCCATTTTAATGAAGTTACCTTAATATCATAATCAGGTCACAGAGTTGTCGTGCTAATCTAAATAAACTCAAATtagtggttttttctttttttttttcattgccaatattttttttatttttatttatattatcaaaattatacaattatatTAAACCCAGTCATATTAATGATTCAATTGCAAAACAAGAACGACCTATCGAGTAATACCTATAGCTGTTGAGCGATAAACCGAGATCTCTACCTTCCTACAAAGATTGTTGCAACAAGGAGATAAGTGAATTGATCCCAGTTTCAGGACTTGTCAGGGATGAAATCCAATTAGACGATTCTATTAGTTGCTTTTTCACCAGAAACTGTTGGAAGGGTGACAttgaaaatatgaaatatatagTTAAGGGCAAAATCAATTGCCACATGAACAACAGAGTAAGTGGGGATAATTTTTGTAGTTTACCCAAACCTTTATAACTAACATATCTTCAACAGAGACACAATTTCAGAGTCGTATATGTACTGTGTTGAATATTACTACACATCACTTCACCTCTATGCTGCAAAGGATTTACCACAGCCACATGTCTTTGTAGCATTTGGGTTCTTGAAAGAGAAACCTCCACCGATAAGAGCATCACTGTAATCCAATTGCATCCCAAATATGAAGAGGAGGCTCTTCGGATCACAAACTGCAAAGCAAACATAAATAGGTAGGTAAATTTGTCAAAAATAACCTAGAATTTAAAAAAGCACAATCTTGTTTCACATAAGCATAGGATAGTAGTGTGAATTTCGCTAGCTGATTACATTGTCTAAGCATGGCAGACAGGTGGTACCCAGTTTTCGTGAAAGTGGTATATGCTTGCTACAGAAATCAGAGCAAAGACACAATTACCAGTATCCATGTTCAAGAAATAGCCTTGGCTACCACtactaaaattcaataaaatcaaagaaaggaTGATTATGGGCTCAAACCATGTGCGTTCAAACAAGTCAATCTTGGatcacaaaataaaaggacaatGGCATATAAGAGAGAATCCTCAAAAAGTAAGATCTGAAAAACACCAAAAAGTTGCAACCAAGACTTAATCTGACAACTTGTTGAAAGCTTGCGCATAGTAACATAGTTTGATGATATTTGCAAGAAGATATAAACGGGACAAAACACGTGTTTTATCAAGAGTTGAAGAATTGAACATGATCGAGATCTAATTTTGCATTTTCTTATAACCAACAATAAGAATTATTCTGCAACTGGGGTTTCAACTTTTAATACTCAATAATTACTGCAGACATGTTCATTTGAAAGATGATTGAATTCAAGCTCAGATTTCCAATAAAAGCATAACCACATCAGCAGGCTAGGCAGCCTGCTACTGTGTGATTGCAGATTAAGACCTAGTTAAGAGTCTGTTAATTGATGTAATATCAGGTTTGGCTCTGCAATTCTTGTCCTTCCCTATCTTGAACAAGAAAGTGAGAGAGGCCTTCTAGAAAAAGTAATCAGAACCATGTTAGGGTCTCGGAAGGGAACCTGCTGATAATCCTCCTAGAAACCCTGGTTGGTTTGGTAGAAACTGAACTTGCGTTTATTTCCTGTATGGAACCTTTTAATAAGGTCAAGGTCATTACAATTTACAACTAATGCAAGAGATAAAAGTCCTAGAACTATGATACTTCCTAAagataaatatcaattaatggGTTCTAAACAACAAGTATCCTCGTGCAAATATCCTAATACAAGTTATTTTGTTATGCAACACTGTTTCCCGTTCTATCTATGTTTAACTCCTTTGTACACCGATGCACATATGATAAGTTGGATTCCAATGGAATTATGGAAGAATTTGTACAAGAGAGGGGATAAAATGCCAAAGCAAAAACAAGTATCGACTCCTAAGGCAGCCTTGTTTATCTGTCAAATTTCTACATTTTGTTCCTAAATTCCCAATTTTCATCATGGAATATTATATCTTGACACCCTAAAGTGGGTGACATTTCATCCAATTTAGAGTTCCTGACTTTTGGACCATCCAGCTTTGAGTCTGTCACAAAACTATGAGTTCTGCTAAGCTACTACAGTGATAACTGAACATCCCCTAACCCATTCACATATACAAGGACCTGCTTATGCAAGAAAAGATTGTGAGGGTTATACAATGATGTAAAGCAATAGTATATGACGAATAAACCTGAGGGTATGCTGATATGTTAGAATGATATTTGACTATATAAATTGCTTTCAATCAAACAGCTAACCTCATGAAGAAAACATActcaatttatttgtttggaTTCAAATACCAAACTGTTTGGTAATAAATTGTTGTGTTATGTTATTAGTAagatcatttaaattaaaattaaaattaatattaagaaataacttaaattaatcaacttctttaataaattaaacagTTTCCTTAGAAACTAAATGAATTGCTTAAGAAACGAAATTCTTTCtttagaaaaacatataaatatcataaaaaagcataagtaagaaattaacaataatcccaacttatattttttctagtaaatAAGAAtgctaaataatttaattaagatcgACACAAGGTAAAAACTAGTATACTTGAGATAAAATAATTGAGGTTAGATGATTTTAATATCCTAACCAAATACTTTTTGGACATAGGGTCAGTTTCAAAGTAACCAAAGCacaataattaaatttccaTCATGTTTTGATGCCACTCAAACACTTCCAGTTCGAGTATCTTCATGCCATAGATGTTTCACCTGCATTAGCTGCTTCAAACTAGCCTAACAAATTTTACATATCTTCATCATATTTCAATGACAATCTAAGTTTAAATTTGATTATgctcatttttaattataatttattaacaatttCAACCATCCACCTTGATATGCTTTTCTACCTATTCATAAAGAATCACATCATTTGATGGTCAAAAGTGACTCAAAAGTATTGAGCTGAATCTTATCCCCATCACATTCAATCCTAAAGTGATAATTCTATCCCAGTGGACGAGAAAAAATTGCTATATAGTTATGCAGAACCATAGTTCAATTACTGTAGAGGACAGCCAGGCgatgtttaatttttcttgcatttataGGATGAAAGACATCATATTTCACCAAAGAATAGATGAATCAACAAACAAATACCATTTATAGATGAGAGAATCCCATTACTACCCACACAAACACCTTCCTCCTCAACCCAACTCATCCAATACATTTGTATCCATGGCTCTTATTCATATTTTCATTATCCTACAATTAATGCATTTCGGTCTTATGTTGCTTAACTTAACCACTAATCACCCTTATATCAAGATCCTCCTAAATAAACCACTACGTTGAGCACATGCTCTTCAATACTATACACAATACGACTTACGAAGCTCTTTCTTTCTAATCATGTGTTTCAAATGCTCTCTAAGCACAATTCCTCATCTATCAACAAACTCCATTGGCAAAATACCACAACAAACAACTAAGACTAAAGGTGTCCCAGTCCTGCTCACATAAAAATAAGACTCGCAGAGTGGTTATCCATGGCGAGTCCCGCTTTGTTTGTACCATTGGCTATATGGGACTAAACACCTCCCTTATTTGTACCAGTATTTGGTGCACACCTTGAAATGAcaaacattatttatgttcttgtcccAACTAGGAAGGTGGGACGATCTCTCCGGTCCAGTCTATACGTATCAACAATTACATAACAagaaacgaaaagaaaagaaaagacgaTGCAAACAGAAACACTTACCTATTACAAATCCGTTACATTCAATGATGGAATCATCGGGTCTAGCATTGGCACGATTCTCAAAATCCATAGTGTAAGACATACCAGAGCATCCACCTTGTTTAACCCCAATTCTTAAGCACAGATCTTCATTTCTATCATTTTTCATCCTATTCAAATGCTTCAACGCATTCTCCGTCACCGATATAGCCGGCGCCACCCCCTCCAACGGCGGCGAAGCTGTAATTATGagccacaacaacaacaaccacagAGTCACATGCTATAATAATTAACAAGAGAGTTGAGTTGAAATGAGATGAATTACCTAGGGATGAAGTTGAgcgaagagaaagagaagggttTCGACGGCTGAGATTCGATGTGGCGAATCGGAAAGAGAGAGAAtttggaggagaagagaaagagagagttcTTTTATTAGAGTAATCTGGTAATCGGAGAAGAGGAGGAGAGTACGGTGGTGCTGTTGTTGAAGAGAAGAGCGCCATGGCTGGACTCCCTACGGCGATTGATTGATCGATTAATCAAAGGTTTGATGAGAAGACGCAGCCGTTCCAAATTTGTCCACTGGTCaacattatttcatttttttcttatatcgtgtttataatatatatggtaCTACAATTTTttgagttcttttctttttgttttatttggacTCAAATTTTAAGGCTATAGAATGAAtcgaataaaatatttatttttcttgtgttcGGCTGTTTGCATGAGAAACTTATTATGTTATCATTcatgtaatattaattaaaatctaaaagataatatttatttgaacatttaacttaatttaacaacatattaaaattgatgGTGTTTTTGCTGTGAAGCACcacctaataaaatattattcaacaATAGTACTTTATATTGTGTggttcatgatttttatttatttattttctataaaattattttaattttaaaatttagattgtgaatttgaatgaataattcggttaaattaagttttttttttttttatttcatccctcAATTTATTGATTGGACAttataattcatgatttattttaattttttttctataaaattattcagTTTTATGATTCATTTGAATaacactttgttttttaaaaagaaaatttaattttatcttttaatatttgatttgctagggattgagcttcataaatttttttatttactttttatgagattGTCTTAGTCTCAAAACTTAGTTAGTGGAATTTGATGAGGCATCTTGATTGActctgattatttttaaattttatcctttagtattttaatgattaagaattaaatttcataatttatgttAGATTACTTTCTAGGAAGTTATTCATGTCTTATTATCCAAATCACAAGTTTGTTAGGTtaacaaaaaatcatattttttagttttttttttaaacttcattctTCAAAatagattgattgagaattgtgattcataatttattttggtttattttctataaggttatctcaatcttatgacTTAGGTCACGAGTTCAGTTGTTTAACTTAGGTTGAACTTaagtcattttttatgttttttttaattaattttttttttcaatttcattatttaacagTAAGTTGGTTGGGAAATAagtttcataaatttgttttgatttttttctataaggatTTTCTAGGTCTCATAACCCAAATTGTTGTGAGTTTGGTAGGTTAACCTAGGTTGACTcgagctagttttttttttttttatttattccatCATTCAACATAGTATTAATTGTGAATTAGGCTtcacaatttgttttgatttgctttttgttaaggttatcatggtctcaaGATTAAGATTGTAAATTTGGCAGGTTAACCTGGGTTAATTCAATATATCATCGtcttagtatttaaaaaacaaaattgttcttaaattttcttttcagttaaattatgtttttaccaGTTGTCTAAGTTATCTTTGGTCTTGCAAAATCGACCTAGTCATATCAAGTCAACCTCAACACTACttgttttttctagaaaaaacaCTAGCAatgcttgaaattttttttttacattaaaaaaaattgatccaacCCACAACATAAAGTGAACCAATGACATAGTAAAAGCACTATAACATATGAGGGACATGTAGATTTGCACCATGATTTTTTTagcctcttagtttttttttttagtccctcaaacttttttttttctttttatttggtcctctagcattatatttatttgaaattggtcttgatttgttttttatgctgtTGTATGAGGATCTCGAGGTGTCAGAGTAATATTTCATCACTTGGTTAATCCTcgattttacaaaataaaatttaattccatCGATTTAGAGGATTTAAAGCTTTGAGGATCGAATTCGAgacaaacaaatatttgatccttttttattttttgctaataTTATGGATTGATTTGTATAGTTAGgggaagaatttattttttttttgtcacacaattttttttttaatatttgatccatttacattgattttatttgtgatttgattttataatttttttttgcctaaATATGGGGGGTTACTGCAAAGTCTGGGGAAAATTCTGGCATATATGGTTgatactcaatttgaaaaaataaaataaaattaagttgatgtaaaataattaagttttagaagaccaaaatttaaactaaaaaaaatatagtagacAAGAATGGATGGACAAGTTAGCTATGGTGGCACATGGACCATATGTGCTAGCATGTGGAGGAGGCCCGCCACTTTCAAGTAATGCGTGCAACCTCCTCTAATGGTCAAAAACTGGTTGTCTATTATGACGTCTAAAGGGCCATGATGAAGTGTATCCATTGGGGTAGTGCATATCAGTTGATGGTAGAATTCTTCATTCTCCCTCTTTATTCATCTCTCTTCTCATCAAGATTCGTGCTGACCTATCCAAAATTTAAAGGTgtcatgtcatttttattttttatttttatttttttttttttttttctttgggtcattttttaaaattgatttttttttttagtttcatcctttaatattaggtttgtttagaattaagcttcatgaatattttttttcttgtaaagtGATCATGGTCTCATAACCcaaatcataattttgaaaGTTTAACCCAAATTGATATCGGTCTACTTTTTAGATCCTTTTCTTACACtactgttttttcaatttcatcattcaacattaaatttattgggAATTGAGCTTCGTATgttctttactttctcttatGTGGGATTAACCTGGTCTCATAACCTAGATTAGGGTTTGGTGGGTTGTTTAGGGTTGacttaagtcttttttttttttttttaagatttaatttttttttgtttttgtccttCAATAGTTAATTGGTTTGGTAATTGGACATTTTGCCCTCTATTAGGTTAAATCATTTACATGATTCTAGCTTGTAGGGTTTAACAGAACTTGTttgtgtttgttgttttttttattttttatattatttttttttcaatttcatccttattcaTTTGGATATTAagcattgtatatatatttttttaacttgctttCTATGGAAATTGTCCCAACCTAACAACTCAGGTGTCGGTTTGTCATGCTATCTTGAATCGACAAgagtcatttttttgtttttaattttagcattAAACATTAGATTGTCTGAGAATTtagcttcatgatttttatccttttgacttgtattttttttttaggttgttttgatgacttttttttttacaaagattcAACCAATTTatagttgttattattttttttatcatataattaaatgaagtCAACTTATTGGATTCAACAACATGTCTATAACTTGagtcacatatttttttttataattttttaaagcatgcTAACAAAActtgaatacttttttttttttattaaaaataaatctgatgCCTTGATATAGTTTAGGCCAcccatttaatatttattagatGAGTTTTCTACTGTATTTagtatatgtttgtttttgctgctAAGTTTACTTTTAATGATTTCACCTGTACAATTCTAAGGCTTCGAAAATAACCATTTTATAACTATAGTAGGTGATCCAGCGATAAGAACTTGGTACTAAGGGGTTAGCTCCCATGTGGTTTCAAATTTGAGTTATGTGATTGCTAATAtaatggccactggaggcttatatTGTTGTTAACTTCAAGGAGCCGTAGATTAGTCGAGTACGCATAAGCTAGCCCGGACacttcatattaataaaaaagaaaaaaataaccactctatatatatatataaaaaggttcCCATTCTCATATACATCtagtaattaaatctttttttttttggttgattgaGGTATACTCTAACtgtgattattttaaaaattttattaaacaattaatGTTATTAAGATGGTgtggttatttttaataacaatgatgtttgtttaaatatattattacaatttaaattcagatttttatACTAGTCCAGGTCCATGTATtgattagatttaaaaattagGTCTGAAATTAATCCTATTAAATGTTTCTTAGCCCAATCTAATTTCTAGGTTTTTATTAGACAAGCCCAAACCTAATTAATTTGGATTCTAacttaagttaaaaatataatattgattaTTCCTTTCTAAGATCCAATATCTGTTTGGTTTTTAATTCTATCTCAATTTAGGCACattgaataattattattagccCTAAACCTTAAGTCCAGTAACTTATATTTTTCCTTTGGATGAAAATTTTGCcaataaaatcatcaaagaaaattttgccaataataataataataataataataataataattattatgtatgatatatttttgtgtCTACATATTCATATAGCTAAGTGGTGAGTCCTTTACTTTTATTCACGGGGAGGTCATGGGTTTAAGTCTTATAACAGTAGCCTATTGGTGAGTGCTCCCCTCTCAGGGAGGTCATAGGTTTAAATCTCAAAAgcctcttaattattttttcaagtagttTTATATATGATGCATAcaaaatcattatatatatatatgagatagAAACTAGGAAGTAGCCTAGTGTTAAGTACCTTACAACATTTTAATTAGAACTTATACACCAAGTTCAAACCTCAacctcaatctttttttttttttttttaatttccaaatcCCACTTTTGAGTTAGAAAAGCTTTGCAATTAAGATTTCCATCCTATAATATTACGGTAAAGAGGAATATAAAATCAAGcactacta
This Populus alba chromosome 7, ASM523922v2, whole genome shotgun sequence DNA region includes the following protein-coding sequences:
- the LOC118049656 gene encoding iron-sulfur assembly protein IscA, chloroplastic, with the protein product MALFSSTTAPPYSPPLLRLPDYSNKRTLSFSSPPNSLSFRFATSNLSRRNPSLSLRSTSSLASPPLEGVAPAISVTENALKHLNRMKNDRNEDLCLRIGVKQGGCSGMSYTMDFENRANARPDDSIIECNGFVIVCDPKSLLFIFGMQLDYSDALIGGGFSFKNPNATKTCGCGKSFAA